The genomic DNA CGTGTGATCGTTGGCTAGATTCATCGCAGTCTCTCACTCCTTTCGATCGCGCCGATCCACCGGAAAGCCCCGTCTGATGAAACTGATCATTGCCATTATCCAGCCCGACAAACTGGAAGCGGTCAAGAAAGCGCTGACCGAGGTCGAAGTCTTCCGCTTGACGGTTGTCGATTGCCAAGGCTTCGGCCGCCAGAAAGGTCAAACCGGCGTCTATCGCGGCCACGAGTTCTCCGTCACGCTGCTCCGCAAAGTCCAGCTGCAGATCGCCGTCAACGACGAGTTTGTGCAGCCGACAGTCGATGCGATCCTCTCCGGCGGTCGAACCGGCGAAGAGGGGCAGATCGGCGACGGCAAAGTCTTCGTCTTGCCAATGGACGATTGCGTGCGAATCCGCACAGGCGAACGAGGCACCGAAGCGATCTAAAGCGGGTTTGCGACGATCCCGAAGCACGCGATGATCCCGTGCGAGACGTTCCCGCAGGGACCGCAGACGGTAGCCGGAGGTCGTCGCGCAGCGGCGCCCTCCGGATGACGCGGCCCAAACGCTCGCGAAAATCCCGGAGGGATTGCAGATCGATGTGCGACCCCGTCGGGGGCGGTGTGCGATAACACGATTCGTACCGTGTTCGATCCCGTCGGGATCTTGGGGGGCGACTCGCACGGTTCGGCTGAAGCCTCCACTCCAGCTGTTCGCTACGCTCAAACCACCGGCTACCGTGTTCGATCCCGTCGGGATCTTGCGGACGACTCGCGCGGTTCGGCTGAAGCCTCGACTCCAGCGCTCGCTACGCTGGGTCGTAGCCTTGGCTGCCGATGCCGCGTCCCTTGGGCATGAACTTGCACAGACCGATGCCGAGGAAGTAGAGCAGGATCAGGGGGACCATCAGGGCGATCATGCTGTAGATGTCCGCAGGGGTCAGAATCATCGAGAGGACTGCGATCACCAGTACCGCGATCCGCCAGCTGGAGATGTAAGCTTCGGTTGCGAACAGCCCGATCCGCTGCAGGAACAGCATCACCAACGGCAGCTGGAACGCGATTCCAAAGCCCAGTGGCAGCAGCAGCACAAAGTTCACGTAGTTGCTGAGCCGCGGCACCAGGTCGACGTTAAGCGTGGCGTTAAACGTCAAAAGGAAGTCGAGGACATACTGCAGCACCAGGAAGAAAGCTAACACGACGCCCGAAACGAATAGCACGACGCTGAAGGGCATGTAGATGTAAACGTATTTGCGTTCGTGTTCGTACAGTCCCGCCGCGACGAAATTCCAGATGTGGAAGAAGATTCCAGGGCTGCCGATAATCGCACCGATCACCAGGCCTGCTTTCAGCCAGATCATGAACGGCTCTTCCATTTGGAACGAGCTGAGGCCCGCTCCGGCCGACCGCCAGATCGTGACAGGTTTTAGATTCTTTTCGGGGTTCTCGAAGACGGCGTCGGGGACCTGAGCATCGATCGTTGTCAACGAACCGCCAGTCGCCTCGGTGGCTTTGGCTTCCGTCTCGCCGGCAGTCGGTTTGGCTGGCTCCGCCGACGGTTTGGCGCCGGTTGGCTTGGGCTTGGCCGCTGGCTTCGCTTCGTCGTCCGGCTTTGCGGCAGGTTCTTTCTCGCTCTTTTTCGCTGTATCCGCTTTTGCAGCGGCTGCCGGTTTCGGCTTGGCAGCGGCGGCAGCTTTCGCCTTTTGTTCGTTCTCTTGGCGTTGGGCTTCCTCCTGCTCGACAGCTTTCTCGTCGACCATGTAGATAGTCTCGTAGATCATCCCCTTTTCGATCAGCCATCTCTTCATCGGCTGAGCATCGGCGGCGTGGGGATCGATGTCCATCTTGTAGAGCGTCTGGTCGGCCATGAAACGCGTGATCGCACCCTCCAGCGGCACCTGCACAAACTGGACGACTCGATCGGCGAAATAGAGTCCGATGGCGAGGCCAAAGGCGAGCCAGACCGCCGCTTTGAGCAGCGATTTGCGGAGTTCTTCGAGATGTTCGCCGAACGTCATCGTCGAACCCTCGAACAGATCGTCTTTGGGCGCTTTGGCGGTATTCAGTGCGTTTTGTGCTTTGGCTTGATTCACGGTTCTATCAAACAACTGAAAGGGAATGGATGGAAGGAGGTCGGTGGCATGTGGGGCGCCAGCGTCGCGATTTCATCGAATGCAGTCCCAGCGTACCGGGAGCTTTATCGTGTGGAATCAGCGGAAACGACTCGCCTGTTGGGCAACTGCGTCGCGGTAAACGCGAGCGAATTGGGTGGCCATGGGATCTCTCTGCCGTGGATGAATGAGACGATTTTTAGCCACGGCGAAAGCAAACAAATCAACCAGATTGGGACTGTTTGGACCGCGAGAATTTGGGGGAGCCTTTCCAGGTGTTTGAAACCGGTTATCCACACAGGCCTTGCCGTTGGCTGAGCCGCGTGGATCGGAAAGCCTTTTCAGTCTAGTTGATTCCCTCCACAAAGCAATACAATAGCGACGCCGATTGTTCTCTGGTGCGAAGCGATCGCTTCGCTTCGACAGTTTTCGGCTGCTCCCACTCGTTCTCCCTTTTCACCCCGGCGCCACCGATGCAAGCTCCGCTCCGCTTCCAACCCCTGTTTCGCGAATACATCTGGGGGGCGCGTCGGTTGGGGAGTGTGTTGGGCAAGCCGATTGGCGATGCTCCGCGGTACGCCGAGAGCTGGGAGATCGTCGACCACGGCGAGGATCAAAGCATCGTCGCCGACGGGCCGCTGGCCGGCCAATCGCTCTCGGATCTGCTCCGCACTTCCGCCGCCGATCTGCTGGGGGCCGAACTGGCCTGCGACCGCTTTCCGCTGCTGCTGAAATACCTCGACTGCGACCGCGTCCTGTCGGTCCAAGTCCATCCCGACGACGCCTACGCGCAAAAGATGACGCCCCCCGATCTGGGCAAGACCGAAGCCTGGTACATCATCGCGGCCGATCCGGGCAGTCTGATCTACGCCGGGCTCAAGGCTGGCGTGGGGCCCGATGAGCTTCGCGCCGCGTGCGCCGCCGGTCGCACCGAAGATGTTCTGCACACCTTGCAGCCATCGGCTGGCGATTGCGTCTTCATCCCCGCCGGGACGGTCCACGCGTTGGGGAGCGGTTTGTTGGTCGCCGAAATCCAGCAGTCGAGCGATACGACGTTTCGGCTGTTCGACTGGAACCGCGTCGACGATGCGGGGAACAGCCGCCCGCTGCACGTCAGCCAAGCGATCGAAGTGACCGATTACGGTCGCGGGCCTGTCGAGTTTCAAAAGCCGCAATCGCTGCCGACCGGCGGCCAGCGATTGGTCGGCTGCGATAAGTTTTTCCTCGATCGCTACTGCGGCGGTTCGCAACACGAAGTCGGCGGCGACGGGCGGTTCCGGATCCTGACAGTCGTCACCGGGGGGGCGTCTGTCGCTTGGGGGGATGGGCAGTCGATGCCTCTTCCGCTGGGCCAGACCGTTCTGTTGCCCGCGTCGCTGGGCCAGGTGCAGCTGTTGGGAGGCGACGCCGATACCGTCGTCCTCTGCATGGGAATGCCGTAACGCACGCGGGGACCCTCGACTTGGGTGGGACGCCTGGCATTAAATTGTGCGGCGTGTAGCGGTCCTCTGCCGCCGGGATCTGTTGTTGCAGAAGCGGCCGACGGCGTGCCGATCCCTAACACCAGTCATGACGCTTTGCTAGCAAGTGAAGTTGCCATTGGCGGGCGGTAGCTGAAAAACCTATGCTCCCACCCCTCCCCCTCTCCATCAGTTACTGGCAAAAGGCACATCCCATGCGATATTCCCTCGCGATCATCGCTGCGATTGGCTTCGTTTCGGTTGGCTGCCGCGGGTATAGGACGCCGTTCAACACGTCCCCCGGCACGACACAACAGCAACGATTTGAAGCGGTCGCACACGATCCTTACCCCGAAAACGACTTGGGGCCTGCAGTTGTCGGCGGTCGCCCGCGGGACTATCAGAAACCGATTGCCGAACCGGTCCGCGATAAGATGTACAGCGAGAAACGCTCCTGGTTTTCCAATTGATCCGCCTCGGCAGTGCTCCGGTCCGACCGGTCACAGCCCTCTCAATCGGTCGATCGCAGGGAAAAGTAGGACGATAAGGGCAGCTTGTATACGCCCGTACCCTACTCTAATGATCAGGGTTTACGTTATCGTTGATGTTTGAATCGTCCGCTACAACATCAAGCGGGACCGATCAGTGTTTCAGTTTGAGGTATCAGCCGGCACGCGCTAGCGTCCGGTTCTCCGGACAACCGGACGCTAGCGCGTGGCGGCTGATTTGCGCAGAGACAAATTACTGATTGGCCCTGCATCATCAAGTCGAGCCAGATGCCCAACCCGCCCCGCAAAAAGAAGAGCCCTCAAACGAAAGTCGCCAGCGAATCCGAGACCTCCATGGTGCGGCTGCAGCGCGTGTTGGCATCGGCCGGATTTGGCAGCCGGCGGAAGTGTGAGGAGTTGATCACCGAGGGGCGTGTCGATATCGACGGCCAACCCGTCATCGAACTCGGGACCCGCGTCGATCCGCGCGCGTCGAAGATCCGCGTCGACGGCGTTTCGATCAGGCCGGCCAAACTTGTCTACTTCGCGCTCAACAAACCTGTCGGGATCGTCACGACGAATCGCGATCCGCAAGGCCGCCCGCGGGTGATCGATCTGATCAACGAACACCAACGCGTCTTTCCCGTCGGTCGATTGGATCGCAACAGCGAAGGTCTGATCTTGATGACCAACGATGGCGACCTTTCGGAAATGCTCGCCCACCCGCGGCATGGCGTTCGGAAGACCTATCAGGTGACGGTGGCGGGACTGGTTCAAGCCGAGACGCTCAAGCAGATGCGCGAAGGCGTCCACTTCCACGAGGGACGGTTCCAAGTCGAGGGTGTCAGCATCAAGCGGACCCGCGGCAAAGCGACCGAGTTGGAGATTGTGCTTCGCGAAGGGAAGAACCGCGAAATCCGCCGGATCCTGGCTCGGTTGGGACATAAAGTCGTCCAGCTGAAGCGGACAGCGATCGGAACATTAAAGCTGGGCGATCTGCCGACCGGCGCCTATCGGCCGCTGAACAGTCGCGAAGTCAAGAAGCTGCGCGATGAAGTCGTTGCGTCGCAAGCGGCTGCCGAAGCCGAACAACCGCCGCGTCCTCGCAAGGGCGGAGCGCGAAAGGGTGTCGCTCGAAAAACCGGCCCCGCGACCGGAAGACCTACTGCCGGCCGACCCGCTGCGGGCAAGCCGTCAGCTGGCGGCAAGATGGGAGCTGGCCGAGGGAAGGGCGTCGGGCGATCGGCCCAAGCCAAGCCGGCTGGCCGACGACCCGGATCAAGCGATATCATTATTTCGTCCGAATCGACCGGCGGCTTGGGCGGGACCGTGATCGGAGCTCCCGAACTGGCAGCTCCTCCGGCGAAGCCCAAGCGTCCTGCGGCGGGCCGTCGCGGGACCAAGAAGGGTGCAACGCGTGGCGGTGCCGCAGCCCGCGGTAAACGCAAACGCCGATAGGCAGACGAACACGCCGCGGGGCATATGAACACGCCGATAGGCCAGAAAAGGCGTTGGATCTTTCCGGCCGTGGCAAAGCTTTCGTTCGGCGGACGATCTCCGCCGCCGCAGCGTCTCCGATTGGATCGCTGCTTCGCAACATCTCTGTTGGCGACGGAGGTGTATCCCACCCAGCAACTGCATCATTACTCGCGAGGATCGCTCGATGACCAGCCCGCTCCATGCTCAACACTACGCCGACTGTGCTGCTTCGCTTCGAGCGGTTGTGACCGCGTCGGACCTGATCGCCGAAAAGACCTACCGCCTGCGGTTGCACGCTCCCGAGATCGCCAGCCAGATCGTGCCGGGGCAATTTGTCATGATCCGCTTGGACGGATTCAACGATCCGTTGATCGGTCGCGCTCTGGCGGTCTACCGCGTCGTCGCTAATGGCGATCAACCGCCCGAGGAGTTGGAGGTCGTCTACATCGCCAAGGGCAAGCTGACGACTCGTCTGGCTCGCATCCAAATCGGCCAGCATATCGGCATCTGGGGACCGCTGGGCAATGGCTTTCCCACAGTCGAGTGCGAGCATCTGATCATGGCGGCCGGTGGAATCGGGCAGACTCCGTTTCTGGCGTTGGGATCCGAAGCCTTGGGCCGCGAATCGTTTCCGGGGCGGACCAGCGGTTACGCCGGTCGAGCGACATTGTTGTACGGAGTTCGCAGCGCGAGCCTCGCCGCTGGCTTGGACGACTTTGCCGCCGCCGGGATCGATCTGGATCTCTGCACCGATGACGGCA from Rosistilla oblonga includes the following:
- a CDS encoding dihydroorotate dehydrogenase electron transfer subunit, translating into MTSPLHAQHYADCAASLRAVVTASDLIAEKTYRLRLHAPEIASQIVPGQFVMIRLDGFNDPLIGRALAVYRVVANGDQPPEELEVVYIAKGKLTTRLARIQIGQHIGIWGPLGNGFPTVECEHLIMAAGGIGQTPFLALGSEALGRESFPGRTSGYAGRATLLYGVRSASLAAGLDDFAAAGIDLDLCTDDGSLGTQALVPDRLATLLAAPDRAASTRVVCCGPEIMMQRVAEVCAAAGVPCTVSLETPMACGIGICFSCVAKVRQADGEWDYKRTCVEGPVFDAASVVW
- a CDS encoding type I phosphomannose isomerase catalytic subunit is translated as MQAPLRFQPLFREYIWGARRLGSVLGKPIGDAPRYAESWEIVDHGEDQSIVADGPLAGQSLSDLLRTSAADLLGAELACDRFPLLLKYLDCDRVLSVQVHPDDAYAQKMTPPDLGKTEAWYIIAADPGSLIYAGLKAGVGPDELRAACAAGRTEDVLHTLQPSAGDCVFIPAGTVHALGSGLLVAEIQQSSDTTFRLFDWNRVDDAGNSRPLHVSQAIEVTDYGRGPVEFQKPQSLPTGGQRLVGCDKFFLDRYCGGSQHEVGGDGRFRILTVVTGGASVAWGDGQSMPLPLGQTVLLPASLGQVQLLGGDADTVVLCMGMP
- a CDS encoding pseudouridine synthase, yielding MPNPPRKKKSPQTKVASESETSMVRLQRVLASAGFGSRRKCEELITEGRVDIDGQPVIELGTRVDPRASKIRVDGVSIRPAKLVYFALNKPVGIVTTNRDPQGRPRVIDLINEHQRVFPVGRLDRNSEGLILMTNDGDLSEMLAHPRHGVRKTYQVTVAGLVQAETLKQMREGVHFHEGRFQVEGVSIKRTRGKATELEIVLREGKNREIRRILARLGHKVVQLKRTAIGTLKLGDLPTGAYRPLNSREVKKLRDEVVASQAAAEAEQPPRPRKGGARKGVARKTGPATGRPTAGRPAAGKPSAGGKMGAGRGKGVGRSAQAKPAGRRPGSSDIIISSESTGGLGGTVIGAPELAAPPAKPKRPAAGRRGTKKGATRGGAAARGKRKRR
- the tatC gene encoding twin-arginine translocase subunit TatC encodes the protein MNQAKAQNALNTAKAPKDDLFEGSTMTFGEHLEELRKSLLKAAVWLAFGLAIGLYFADRVVQFVQVPLEGAITRFMADQTLYKMDIDPHAADAQPMKRWLIEKGMIYETIYMVDEKAVEQEEAQRQENEQKAKAAAAAKPKPAAAAKADTAKKSEKEPAAKPDDEAKPAAKPKPTGAKPSAEPAKPTAGETEAKATEATGGSLTTIDAQVPDAVFENPEKNLKPVTIWRSAGAGLSSFQMEEPFMIWLKAGLVIGAIIGSPGIFFHIWNFVAAGLYEHERKYVYIYMPFSVVLFVSGVVLAFFLVLQYVLDFLLTFNATLNVDLVPRLSNYVNFVLLLPLGFGIAFQLPLVMLFLQRIGLFATEAYISSWRIAVLVIAVLSMILTPADIYSMIALMVPLILLYFLGIGLCKFMPKGRGIGSQGYDPA
- a CDS encoding P-II family nitrogen regulator, with protein sequence MKLIIAIIQPDKLEAVKKALTEVEVFRLTVVDCQGFGRQKGQTGVYRGHEFSVTLLRKVQLQIAVNDEFVQPTVDAILSGGRTGEEGQIGDGKVFVLPMDDCVRIRTGERGTEAI
- a CDS encoding membrane or secreted protein: MRYSLAIIAAIGFVSVGCRGYRTPFNTSPGTTQQQRFEAVAHDPYPENDLGPAVVGGRPRDYQKPIAEPVRDKMYSEKRSWFSN